The following are encoded together in the Salvia hispanica cultivar TCC Black 2014 chromosome 6, UniMelb_Shisp_WGS_1.0, whole genome shotgun sequence genome:
- the LOC125193591 gene encoding tropinone reductase 1-like, whose protein sequence is MEVTKVVSREEKWSLKGMSAVVTGGTRGIGRAIVEELAGFGARIHTCSRNKKELDERVQQWKAKGYQVSGSVCDLTSRTQRQELMQTVASLFDGKLNILINNAAISIMKRAMEHDEEDFWQIIGTNLESPYHLSQMAHPLLKASGRGNIVFISSVAGKTALPALAVYSASKGAINQLTKNLAYEWAKDNIRVNTVAPWAVNTTIVKPEDIDVCIQNMFGPLMARTPIRPIAEPDEISPLTAFLCLPAASYITGQVIYVDGGFTSSA, encoded by the exons ATGGAAGTGACGAAAGTGGTGAGCAGAGAAGAGAAATGGTCACTCAAGGGCATGTCGGCGGTTGTGACCGGTGGAACTAGAGGCATCGG ACGGGCGATAGTGGAAGAGCTAGCGGGATTCGGTGCAAGAATCCACACATGTTCAAGAAACAAGAAGGAGCTAGATGAAAGAGTTCAACAATGGAAAGCCAAAGGGTATCAAGTGAGTGGCTCGGTTTGTGATCTAACTTCAAGAACACAAAGACAAGAACTAATGCAAACCGTGGCTTCACTTTTCGATGGCAAGCTCAACATTCTT ATCAACAATGCTGCAATAAGCATAATGAAAAGAGCAATGGAGCATGATGAGGAAGACTTTTGGCAAATAATTGGAACAAATTTGGAGTCACCCTATCATCTCTCCCAAATGGCACACCCTCTGCTCAAAGCTTCCGGCAGGGGCAATATTGTCTTTATCTCCTCTGTCGCCGGCAAAACTGCGCTTCCCGCACTCGCTGTCTATTCCGCTTCCAAAG GTGCCATAAATCAATTGACAAAGAACTTGGCTTATGAGTGGGCAAAAGACAACATTAGAGTTAACACAGTGGCGCCATGGGCAGTCAACACCACTATTGTCAAACCT GAAGATATAGACGTGTGCATACAAAATATGTTTGGGCCGCTGATGGCCCGAACTCCAATCCGGCCCATAGCCGAACCGGACGAGATATCGCCTTTGACGGCATTCCTCTGCCTTCCGGCGGCTTCTTATATTACCGGCCAAGTTATTTATGTTGATGGTGGCTTCACTTCTAGTGCTTGA